A portion of the Brassica oleracea var. oleracea cultivar TO1000 unplaced genomic scaffold, BOL UnpScaffold01128, whole genome shotgun sequence genome contains these proteins:
- the LOC106320919 gene encoding uncharacterized protein LOC106320919, whose product MLGRLRDDMKYSGLDEEQDERSFYYGGASVPFVWESRPGTPKHNHFSEFSLPPPLTPPPSYYSSGILSTPKRQNKVRAKLTRIMSTSLFHDLKKASNSRKTTTDYISGSTSSSSSFSSSPHSLRKPVSHVTKSMSLGRHRP is encoded by the coding sequence ATGTTAGGAAGATTAAGAGATGACATGAAGTACTCTGGCCTCGATGAGGAGCAAGACGAGAGATCCTTCTACTATGGTGGAGCCTCCGTACCATTCGTATGGGAGTCAAGGCCAGGTACACCCAAACACAATCACTTTTCCGAGTTCTCTCTTCCCCCGCCACTCACGCCGCCTCCGTCTTATTACTCCTCCGGGATTTTGTCGACGCCAAAGAGACAGAACAAGGTGCGAGCAAAACTAACTAGAATCATGTCGACGTCTCTGTTCCATGACCTCAAGAAGGCCAGTAACAGTAGAAAGACGACGACCGACTATATTTCTGGGTCTACGTCTTCTTCATCCTCGTTTTCCTCGTCACCACATTCTTTGAGAAAACCAGTGAGTCATGTTACAAAGAGCATGAGTTTAGGTCGTCACCGACCTTGA
- the LOC106320918 gene encoding uncharacterized protein LOC106320918, whose translation MEPHRSVAGRPQRKPLGDCTNTISRTPQHPSSSSSVKFANPSLTSSLKRLVDQTSLKEKAQDANNSSKVVPGTGTGTVSKSVRPVTRRASADLGSPAATTSSPPSKPDDFSKPDARAASRLRPVTRRMSADLGFPASAPPRPRSGVGDKDFTEPYSVYTVRRKASGRKRSKDVSSSSAMPRLRLDLLTSPGKRKLQADENKTKPSKVAPKKRQRTVKKHKEDNVDQDYIEQQKAYFAEVDAFELQEEEVSSSDLD comes from the exons ATGGAACCTCACCGTTCCGTCGCAGGAAGACCACAGAGAAAACCCCTCGGAGATTGCACCAACACCATCTCCAGAACTCCCCAacatccatcttcttcttcctccgtcAAATTCGCGAATCCGAGCCTCACGTCTTCTCTCAAGAGATTAGTAGATCAAACCTCCCTCAAGGAGAAAGCCCAAGATGCCAATAACTCATCAAAGGTTGTTCCCGGAACCGGAACCGGAACCGTTTCCAAGTCCGTTAGGCCCGTCACTCGCCGTGCGTCCGCCGATCTGGGATCTCCGGCGGCCACTACGTCTTCTCCTCCCTCGAAGCCGGATGATTTCAGTAAACCAGACGCTCGTGCCGCTTCCCGGTTAAGACCCGTAACTCGCCGTATGTCCGCGGATCTAGGTTTCCCGGCCTCCGCGCCGCCTCGGCCTCGCTCCG GTGTTGGTGACAAGGATTTTACTGAGCCTTACTCGGTTTACACTGTTAGAAGGAAGGCTTCTGGGAGAAAAAGGAGTAAAGACGTGTCTTCCTCTAGTGCAATGCCTCGCCTTCGTCTTGACTTGTTAACAAGCCCTGG GAAGAGGAAACTTCAAGCAGATGAAAACAAAACGAAGCCCTCAAAAGTGGCTCCCAAAAAG AGGCAGCGAACAGTAAAGAAGCATAAAGAAGACAATGTGGATCAGGATTATATTGAGCAGCAGAAAGCCTACTTTGCAGAGGTCGATGCTTTTGAGCTGCAAGAAGAAGAGGTATCTAGTAGCGACTTAGATTAA